Genomic window (Daucus carota subsp. sativus chromosome 5, DH1 v3.0, whole genome shotgun sequence):
aaaatattagatataatgtcttattattattattaaaattatattgattacATATGAAGATAATCAAGAAATCCTTCattttatgagattttcatatttattaatttaaaaaactttGAAAATTGTGTGGGTTAATGATaattaatattgaaaatattatcCAACTGCATTGAACAAAATGATGACAAATATTATGAGAAATTTTATTTGACagacaaaattattaaaatgagaaaaaagaatattgaaaaatgatactttagaaaataaaatataagaccGACAAATTAttccaaaagaaaaaaataatgaagaaaaatgTTGTcgcaaaaattttcaaaatatatcagacggatagtttcaaaaaaaaaaataaaaaatatcagacGGAGACACACCGACAAGATTGGGTAAAGAAGGGGCAACCAATGTCCAATGGACATGTTGTGGGCTAAGGTTACCGAACATGTTGTTGGGTATATGATTCGTATGAATCGATTTATTTTgcttaatattttagattccAAAAGTACATTTCTTTTTTCTCGTTTGAATTGCACAAATATAGGTGGGCTTCATTTATTCCAGCCCACAATGTTGGTAGTCAAATAAAACCCGCGACAATGGGCTTTGAGAGTTGAGACGTGGGCAAAACCCGGAAACATGGACATATTTGGGGGCGGGAATGCAAGATTGTTTTTGGTGATGAATACATAGACACAGagcatatgtatgtatgtaattCTAATTTGTCAATGGCGGCTTCGAGCGAAACATTAGCACTGTCTAAATGGGGAGTAATCTCTATTACACTAACCCTAGCAACTCTCTCTGTCTCCACAGCAATCTACGGTAACTATTGTCATTGTTTAATTGTACGTGCAGTTGCTGTAATAAAACTGTGTATAAGTATATTTGTTGtgttttgttttagtttatTCATGGACAAAAAAATCAAGACAAGTGAATTTAAAGCTTCAACAACTTGAGGTGTCTTTGAAGGCTTGTTCGGACAAGTGTGCTGCTGAGAGACAGGGTCGTATTAGGGCTCAACAGGTACTGTGtcttatatgtatgtgtatatgaaaAGTCACATACTTCAGTTAGCTGAatcaatttgtaatttattcCTATGTATGTTTCTGAATTTTACGATTGGAGGAGTGATCAGTTTCTGTAGAACTTTTGATATTGGATTGTTTAAAGTAGGCAGCTTATGGCATTTATTTTAGCTATCTTTTGTGATtctaaatatatgaatttgttctaGCACTGGTATATTTGTCAAGTAGGAATACGACATCGATACAGATGAGCTGTATGTCTTATATTGTTTGATTAATTGTTGTAGGATTTGAGAAAGGCACTACTTCAGTCTAAGTCAGAGAAATCTGAGTGGACGTCTTATCCAATGTCACCTATTGCTACTATCCAGTCATGCTTCTCGACAAGGTAACTTGCAATATATATCAGTGCTGCTGCTTATTCTCTGtagaatttatcatttttttgctaaatagaaatttaattatttttcagttATACTTGCATAAAGGACTTTTATTTCTTGCCTTTTAATTCGCATTCGATGACATATCATAAGCCAGAGGGACCGAGTCACTAGGAGCCTGTTTGTCTGGGCTTAAAGCCCGGGCTTTAAGCCATTTTCGACTTTAACTGAAAAATGTCTATTTGTGTAAAAAGCCAGAAGTCGGCTTCAAGTTAGAAATAAGCTAGAAAAGGTTGCCTCTAgtcttttttaaaatactagaaAAGGTGGTGGCAGTGCCCATATAAAGATCTCATAGATTTCCTAATCCTTAGGCTTATTGTAaccatgaaaaaaaaaaatggatttTCTAGCTACTTAGCTGTTCATGAATTGAGTACATATATGTTGATACTCTGCTTCTGTCAGAAATCTGAATGATTGAAACTTGGTTAATAATCTAGCAATAAATCAGCTTGCAATATAAATACAATACCTGAATAATATAAAGTTCGAAACTAGCTCTCTTCATGTATTTGCATATTAATGTTTGATACAGTAAAAGTTGATGATTTATGTCTGTGCAATGACTAATAAGGGAATACATTTTGTTTTTGTAGGAATGGCGCCCCTAGGCAGCCCTTACTAGTGCCTCTTGCTAGGGCTACCTTAGTATTTGATTCAGCTCAGGCTCCTCCAGCATCTCTTGAGGGACTTGAGGAGTATTCTCACTGTTGGATTCTCTATGTCTTTCATCTAAATACAGATCTCGAAAAGTTATGGAAGCATCCATCTAGGTCCAAGTTCAAGGCAAAGGTACAGTATTATCCGTGCTAATATTTGTCTAGTTGATTTTGTTCTAGTGAATCCCTGACACAGTTGGACTACCTGTAGGTAAGAGTGCCAAGGCTAAAAGGTGAAAAGAAGGGAGTTTTTGCTACAAGATCTCCGCATCGCCCATGCCCTATTGGACTTACCGTGGCAAAGGTCTAGTACTGCGTTTGTACCTTATTTTGCTCACTTGACACATTGCTATGTCATCTCTATCCTAGAAACCCCCACCCCTGACACATACAACACAAACAGAGAGATAACCACAAATTATACTGAAGTGCAACTGGATGTACAACAGAGAAACATTGTGGTAGTTGAATTTGATGTACAAGACATAGTATATGATGTTTTTGGTAATAAAATTGCCTTATGTAGTAAACCAGACCAATGAAGTATGTTTAACAATCATGGGGACTTCTTTGTTTCAGAAACTTTGTTTATACAGATACAAACATATTTTCTGATTCTTTGCAGAGAGAGTATTACTTTTCTAAATATCACAAGTTCAATGGGATCATTTAATcttgttaaatatatattataacatgaaTCAAGTATGTAGCGTTGCACATGACATGATTGTAACTACTATGAGTTACTTTCTCATATGGTTTTCTTGTGATATAGGTGGAGGAAGTAAAGGGGAATATGGTTCAACTTTCTGGGATAGATCTAGTTGACGGGACGGTAAGTTAGTATGTTAATTTGATTGCCCTGCTACGCTGAAAACCTATAATAAAGAATGTATCTTTGTTTGGTCATAAGATGTCTCAAATGCAAGTGGACCTGGCACTTGACTACTTCCATGGTTAAATGCGTCTCCTTAAATTTTGCAGCCTGTCCTGGACATCAAACCGTATTTACCATACTGTGACAACATTGAAGGAGCAAAAGTGCCGAAGTGGGTAGAGGTATAATCTCTCAACTGCTTTCAGATCAATAGGAACTTCAGTCAACTTTATACTTAAACAAGCAACATATTGGATGGTACAGATAATTTATGCTGTTTTTTGAGATCCTATCTATATCACTGCTTTATTATATCTTTATCATCTTGTTATGATCTTGCGAATGTTTGCGACCTTATATCTTTATCATCTTGTTATGATCTTGCGAATGTTTGCGACcctaatttttaaaagtatatgCATGCAGGTCGATGATCTAATTTCTGTAGCTTCAGTAAACTTTGCCGATGGATTTTTCACCAGCCTCACTGATTGTTGGACAAACTTAGTAAGAttctttatattctttttaatttttcagcTGATTAAAAAAGTTTGATAAGCATCTTCCTTGAAGATACCTTTAGAAATCCTACCTCTACAACTGCAAAAGAAGTGCTACCACTAGAATTTGTTAGTCACTTATGAGAGTTATTTGTACAGATCACAACCCATAAGATGCGGAAAAtatcaatccaattaattaatcaaagtTGGAAATATCGGAGAACCCAGAACCCTAAATGGctaaaagtaattattttagCAAGGAAATTTTGTacttagtatatatatttttttattactaaTTCACTAATATAATTTAGCTCACGAAATTGTACCTTCTATTATTGTACTCAGTGTTATTTAATGCGCACATTGTTGAAGAGCGCAAGACCCAACTTGAAGACCATCAAACACACACTTTCTTATGAAAAGAAATTaatcacaaatttataaaaaaaaaaatgatacttGGCATAGTCTCAGCTTTCAGACATAATATAACATACTTAACATAATACAAATGTCTGAAATAAGCATGAAGCATCGTTTAATAATGTTCAACAAGTTTTAGAGTCATTTAGTTCAAACTCTATCCCCTCGCACCATCTTAATCTATTAGTAGAGTTGAAGAAACTCAATGAGTTACATCTGAGGTGGATCTTCAGGTTCGACTTCTTGAGTGCATCTTCATCTTTTATAAACTCTGCGTGCTTTTAGCATTTTTTAGCGCTTAGGCGAGCTTCACCGGTGCTTTTCTACCAatttcaaaaatcacatacattgCATCTAAGTGCGTATGTGGTAGAAGaccttttttcttttctccttTTTCCTGTTTTTAGGATTAGGACAGATTTATTCTAAaactaaaattttttaaatggtCACCCTTTTCCCCCTTTTGCAGGAAAGAAAGTCCCTCTATGGATCCCCTAACGAGTTTAAAAACTTAATCAGGCAGGTGCTCTCATGGGATATACGATCAGTTTCACAAAGAAATGCACCTCATGACTCTCAGTTAATACAACAAAATGGTAGTACAATTAATAATAGTGATGTGAGCAATCACCCAGAGGACGAATCTAATGAAAGCAGCATGGATCTTTCATCAAACGGTGACAAAATTTATCACCTAATTCTAGAAGGCCTCAATGTTGCTTACAAAATTGACTGTGAGAGCAATGTTTATGTTCACACAGTTACATCCTCAAATGCAGTAAGGAGATATCCTACTGATCCTCAATTGAATGTAGTTTAACATAGGCATTTTTGAACTATCACATTGTATTTTGTGTACCTCAACTTTTGTGCTTGTACTATCTGTACCTAAAGGGACATAACAAGGGAACATATGGTTCAATTTGCTAAAGCAGGACAACAATTTTCAGAAGACTCTTTAACACTACAAACCGAACTATAAATAGCAAACTTCCCCGGACCTGTGGACTTGCTCCAGTATCGAGCAGCAACAAAAATCATACACACACCTACCATCATTGCAGGAGATTTCCTTCATTTGCACCCATTGACAAGCTCAAATTAAGATTACCAATGCATAAACTTATAAAACCTCAATTCACTATCAAACACATGGTAGATTTAGTAACAAAACATGGAAGGCCACCATCAAATACTTCCCGAACACACAATCAACAAGCTCTAAGTAAATTTAAGTGAAGCAAACAAAGAGGGAACTTGTACTTTCGTAATAGTGGGAATTTATAGAAAAAATGCCCCAGATATCACAAAACACACGAGGAGTAATGGCCTGAACAACAAAGTTGGAAAATATGAccccaaatatcatttattaatgcTGGAATATTATTCGGTATCTGTTACATTGATGGTACAGATTATATAGGAATCTAATTTTGAAGTTACATGAACACTGATGTGCCATCTCATGTGTATCCTAGCTAGTATTTGCCTGTGTACTCTGGAACTTTATCACCCTCACCATGATGAATATTCATGTTTTTGGATTCTTGTAGTACTTGTTGTCTGTTGCTATCTGCTTCTTGGCCTAAAATCTCAACCTCTTCCTTGGATTCTTGTTGGTGACTTTCACGGAAGAGATCACCAGTCACCTCAATAGAATGGACTCTGGAAATACTGTCAACACTTCGGTTGCGATATCTTGAAATAGCGAATGAGCATTCGGAACAAACTAGTGCAAGTAGCGAAAGGACTGCTGTGATGGCGAAAAGGCCAGCAAAGCTATATGAAGTTAATTTCGAATCATCTTTATCTTCGTCTTGATATTGAGTAACATATCCCTTCCCAAAATATCTCTTCTCAATCTCTTGAATCTTTCCTCTTTCCATTACTTCTAATATTGCCTCGGAAATGGGTTTCAACAGAGGAGACCCAGTCCGAAATGCCTATTATGATATTCATCAACACAAACAGTTTCGTAGTCATTAGTTACAGAATCTTGGACAGGACATTATGAACATAGTTATATGATAGGACACTTACAAAGCCGAATCCACCAGTACTGTAAGTAGCTCCGGCCATCTTATACTTAGAACCGTATTTACGAAGAAATAGTTTGATGTAGGGAATCTCATCAAAAATGGCGTCAACCCCTCCATTTTTGCATCCTAGAGAAAGGGCTTCATCGTATTTCTCCATGCTTGTATAACCGATGCATTTAATGTTCATTTTTTTGAGCATTTCTTTTACAAATGAATCTTCTTGATAACCCGCACAAGCAGGTTTATCTGCAGAAGGTCTCAACTGGCTCACAGTTAATATTGAGGACAGATTTGCTGTGTAACTCTGCAGTAGTATGTATGCCATGAACAACCATACCACCAGCACAAATCTTGCCCATTTGTTTCCCACCATGTTCCCTGCATGTAAAATGTTCAAtcaacaaattatttatgtgagTTTGTCTTTGTCTTAGTAGTTACTTACTTTCAGGAAAGGCTAGAGCTGCTATTGGAAATAAGACGAGCATGCCAAATGGGCGTTGAAGATTTAAGCGTCGCTCCAACACTCTGAGCACGAGGCCGGTGAATATAGCAGCCAGAACAATCGTCAGCCAGAGATCCCAACTTAATGGCTTCAGGAATATCCACATGTCTTTCAGCTTGTCGGCTTCAGCTTTTACCACCATCACGACACCAGACTCCGTGTATGGAAGTGAAAAGTCAACATTTGCTTCGCGATCAGCCCTTATGGTAATATCTCCAACCACTGCCTCATAATCCGGAGTCTGTATACATGCATATAATCTGATTGATAATGGAAACTCGGTGCAATTTGCCACTTGATGTAGTAAAACTGCAAACTTCATCTCAAATAATAAGGATAAACAAGATAATAGTCGTGCACACTAACCTCGGTACCATGTAGTTTGTTGACTAGATCAGTGATCGTTCCATTGCTGCCACCACTGTCATTCACAAAAGGAATAAATTCAGGCTCAAGCTTGAAGGGTAATAAAAGCAGAGCAGCTTGGAAAACATCTATGCTAAATCCCCTGACATTGTATAATTTCTTGGTGTGGTCAATCTCTTCCACATCTACAAATTCTGTGAAATCTGTTTTCTTTGGAACCCCTACCCTCAGCTTCTGGCCCATTCCTGGTACATCCCATCCTTTGGGTTTCTTTGTAGATTCTCCAGGCCAAATGATTGGTTTAAGAACACTGTCGACCCTTCCTGAATAAACTACTCCATGATCATCCTCAGCTGCACTGGCTATTTTTCGACTAAAGCCTCTTCCTGGTGTCCAGTAGCCAACAGTTCTATCACCGTTTCCAACTATGTTGATTATTTCAAAAGCTGTAGTTTCTAGTTGTCTATGCTTCAACTTGAACTTTCCACTTAAGCCGAGGAATGTGGTTTCCAAGATCTCTTTGACAAGCCTTGGGCCTGCCTCTGAGATTCTCAAATTTGTAATTGCTGCAcatgatgcatttgatttttCGTAGCTCCTCTTCACCTCAGGGAACTGAATCTTCTCTACTGCTGTGGCTAATGCCCAAATTGTGTCGTATGCTCGCAAACAAAACCTATTGAAACAGCTTCTGATTGTTTTGTCATAATTAGGCTGCAGCtgcatcaacatatatttattcCACCTGAGTTTGAAATTATTCATAATTTCTGATTCAGGTACATAAGGCTTTACGCCTAAAACGCCTAACATTGACTCAACAGTTGAAGCATCCAAGGAGCTTAGCGAATTGGATAAAGCATCGGTGATGATCCATGCAGTTTCATTGCTCATCATTCCCACCTCATTTGCTAGAGGAAACAACCGAGAGGCAAGATCAGGAGAAGTCACGTGAACAAGATACACTCGAGTTTGTATTGTCTTCAAATGGTTTAGCTCTTTCGTTATATGAGATGTGTTGGCAGAAGATGAGATTGCAATCGCATATGAAAGCTGAATACCTGCCTTCTGCAATATGTCAGTCAGAGTAGAGATAAAACCATTACCAGACACTTCGTCTGTATCGTCTTGATAAAGCACTACAATGGCCTGCCATCCGAGTTGCTTGACCAGGGAAGTGATAGCTTTTAGTTGTGAAAAGTAAGGCAGCGTCGTTTGAATAAAGTAAGGAGTCCGCGTAGGCCAAAGTGATGAGCTTGTAACAGAAAATGAGATAATTGGGACCTGAGATTTGTTTCCTATTTCCGCAACAAATTTAGCTTCTTCGGAGGATTGTGGCCCAATAATTGCATCTACCTGGTCTTCGTTAACCAACTCCAGAGCTGCATGGATGAAAGGTCATCAAATTACTGGTATATATCACAAAAAATCACCTACTTGTAAATATAAGAATGACACCTTTATCACCTGCTGAAGCTGCAGTGAGAACATCATTGGAATTTTTGTGGTGCAAAGCCAATCTTCTAGTGTAATGCAGACTTTGGGAGTAGAAATCAGAGATTGCCATGGTTATGCAAGAATTGGCCACAACACCGACGGACGAATTGAAATCAAGAATTACACCAACATTAAAAACAATTTGATTTTTCGATTCTGAAGTTGTACCTGTTTCTTTATTAGCAGAAACAAAGAGGAGAAAAATAGTATTGATGAGCAAAAGGTAGAGATATGCCTTGGAGAACCCCATTACAGCCAGTTCTTTGAAGTACAGGAGCCTCTGatattattatgtatatataagcaTAAGCCATGGGTAATTGAAGTGATTGTTGATGTTGTGAATGGTGGCTTGAGTGAGTCACTGATATGGCAAGAAGCATGCAGACATGCATATACAAGTATTTCCTGTCCATTGTACTCATTGACTAAAAGATTATTTAAGAAGAGGATCTGAGATTCTTATAGCGACTCCAGCGGTTACTGCGAAGATACCAATCTATTGGATTCTGGAAGAATTTAATAAGCTCCTAAAGTCTTGGAGCACAACTTACAGGAGATGTTAATTGTCCTATGATATGGGCGAAACCCGTTTACAGTCTTTAGAATTAATTATGTTTTCATGTTGCGTTTAAACAGCGAAAGAGGGGCGGATTCACACTCATCTGCATCTTAGATCATAGTCTAATGTCAGCATTCTGTCTCTCCCATAATTTCTTCGGGTTTAGTTTTCTTGTATCTAAAATCTGCAGGACTATAGagcaaaaaggaaaaagaaaccTGTAGGACTTGCCTTATTCAGATAGAACCGTCCATTGGTCCATACTAGACTAATAGTCTAGTACTATTAAAAAACAGCTCCAGTAATACCAGGTCTTGTGGAAGATCACTAAAAAATAATCGATTAGGTGCATCTTTGCATATTTTTGAAGCTAGAATTGATACATTTTACTATTAAATcatcaacaaaaatatatatgcaaCACACTAAATCTTCAATTATTTctcatatttatacaaaataaaccttgTATCACTATTAAATATGTATTACGACATTGACTACACAAATTGTGCCATTTTATGTGTATCCGAGCTATGTATTAAAAAAGTACGCATCATCAATTGCAGAATAATCAAAGTAGCTTGTATTTAGTATTTACTTGAGTATACTTGAACTTTATCATCCATCCCGTGATGAATATTTATGTTTGTGGGTTCTTTGAGTAGTTGTTTGTCGTCTTCTCTACTTGTTGGCCTAAAATCTCAATCTTTCTCACCTTGGAATCTTGTCACTTTCAGCTTCAGGGGAGACATTGTGAGTGGCCTCAATAGAATGGTCTCTCAACGTACTGACACCGATTAGGTTGCAATATCTGGAAATAGCGAATGAGCTTCCGAAACAGACTCGCTGCAAGTAGGGCAAGGAATGCTGTGATGGTGACAAGGCCAGCAAAGCTGTATGATGTCAAAACTTGAACCATCCCCGGATATAACTTCGTCTCGacacttagagcatctccaatgagaGGTGCTAACAGGGGTGCCGATGCCATGTGGCATGATATGGATCGGCACTCTCGTTAGCATCCCGGTTGTAAATCTTGGGGTGCCAAGTGAGTTGGCATGTGCACACTTTGGGTGCCAAAAGTTGGCAACCCACAAAGTAGGGTGCCAACTTTATTTGTGGTCCCaacaatacataaaatatagatttgtggtcctaataatacataaaatattatttctatgTTAATAAAGTTGGCATCTTGGAGTGCCAACCATTGGAGTGTATTTTGAAAGAAAGGtgctaaaaataatttggaagagtgtgaatataaaaaataatattttgagttatgtgTCAATTTTGATCCCCTTCAAGGCTGCCAACCATTGAAGATGCTCTCAGAGCTACGTACATTTCACCCTCTTGACATTTTGAACCATTCAACTCTCCGTTTTTTCTGAAATTGCCTTTGAAACAAGCTTCTGTCGAGGGTACGCGGTCAGAATTGCCTATAATGTTGATATTCATCAACACTTGCAGAGCTGGCAGTTCTGTGCAGTCATGACTACTCATGAGTCAATAAGTCAATGCATACATGATACATGTTTAATCGATGTCACGTAAATACAGACTTGTCAAGTTCTTGAATGTTAATAATATTGACAAATGACAAATgatccatttaattttatttcgcaaccgggttaaatatcaaaatatcatcGAAATAAAgatcatatatcactttgatCACCATCTTAACGGGATATTATCTAAATCAATAAAATCACAATAGTATTAAACAAATAACtctaaatatgagttcaagctaaaattttacacattattcttgaatatTATAACCATAAcctatgataatatattttgattttatcgagtttatttactatttatttttaattaaaacaaagaaaataactatataaataaaaattatatagtaAATAAACTTGTAAATTTTGTGCCTGTTGTAAAATATTTAGAGATATTAGTAAAAAtacctatattttaaaaaatactgtCAACATTGTAAATGAGGTTGTAATAGTGAGTTGTTTTTCATGTACAAGAGTTGGGTTACATATGATTGCATCGTAtgtttgaaagaaaattttgcATATGAAGAACCAGgtacttaaattttatgatCATAATTTCATTTAAAGTTCAGGATCTTGAACAGAGTTGCAGATTCCGTCCTTCAACTGAATAAAATGTACACTATACACAAATAAAAAGTCAGAGTTCTAAGTACGTAATCAGTACTACCATTTACCGAACGTGTATGCATGCTGCATGCATGAACTTTAATTTATGATCCAGCACCATGATCAATGTTAATACTCGTGTGATCTTGTACTACTTGTTGGTTGCTTTCTTCCTGGCTTAAAAACTCACCCTCCTTGAAATCTTGTTGGTCATTCTCAGCTGAAGCATCCTGAGTCATCTCAATAGACTGAACTCTTGAAATCGCAGCATTCCGGTCGCGGTATCTGGAAATAATAAACGAGCATTCGAAGCAACCCCATGCAAGGAGCGTAAGGAATGCGGTGACAGCAAAAAGGCCGACAAAGTTGTACGAAGTGAGACTTGGACTATCTCTTGATATATCTTCTCCTGCATATTGGGTGGTGTATCCCTGTCCAAAATATGTCTTCTCAAGCTGTTGGATGCTTCCCTTCTCCATTACCCGTAATGTTGCCTCTGACACGGGCTTAGCTAAAGGAGATCCAGTCGGAAATGCCTAACAAAGTAATAAAACAGGATGCTGTTAGGTTATGGAAATGCTTCATGCACAAAATTGAGTACAAAATCATTCACAAAATGAGTATGTGCTGTCAGTGCTGAATATGTATTTTGTAGTATTCGATTTTGGGAATGTAGCAGTACTACTCTTAAGTAGTTATATATTGTTTTACCCTAATTAAGGCCAGGGCATATATGTTAGGCAGCTAGAGCAGCAAAAAACGCTGATAGCTAATATGCCGTGGATTTCATATGTTAGGGACCTGACCGGCCGACCCTATCTTGTAATAGTAGTGGATccattttaatttaactatacTACTATAGTGCTCTAGGAAACTTACAAAGCCAAATCCACCGGTACTGTAAGTACTTCCGACCATCTTATATTTGGAACCGTATTTGTGAAGGAACAGTTTCATGTAGGGAATTTCATCGAAAATGGCGTCAACTCCTCCATTTTCGCAACCAAGAGAAAGGGCCTTATCATAGTCCTCCATGCTCGAATAACTGGTGCCATTAATTCTTAACTTCTTCAGAATTTCGATGACAAAAGTATTTTCTTGATAACCTGCACAAGGAGGGATGTCTGTAGAAACTCTCAGCTGACCCACCGTTAATATTGAGGATAGATTTGCGGTGTAACTCTGCATTAGTATGTACGACAGGAACAACCATACTACCAGCACAAATCTTGCCCAATTGTTTCCCACCATGTTCCCTACACGTGAATTATCGAATTAATAAACCAGATACGCTTCTTAATTTGTATTCaagcaaaatcaaattaaatacttACTTTCAGGAAAGGCTAAAGCCGCTAATGGGAACAAGAAGAGCATGCCAAGCTGGTTTTGGGGTTTTAGGCGGCGCTCCAACATCCGTAGCACAACTCCGATGAAGATTGCAGCAGCAACAATGCTGAGCCAAAGGTCCCAGCTCAATGGCTTCATAAATATCCATATGTTTTTCAGCCTGTCGGGTTCAGCTCTTACCACCATCACCACACCAGACTCTAAATATGGAAGTGAGAAATCAACATATTCTTCGCGATTAGCCCTTATCGTTACATCTCCAACAACTGCATCCGGAGCCTGTATACACCCATCTCTTCTGATTAATCATTATGTTTAACTACAAGATATATATTGCAgggataaataaaatatttctcGTACATACCTTGGAGCCATTTAGCTTCTTAACTAGTTCGTTATATGTTCCGTTACTTTCACCTTTGTCATTAACGAAAGGATAAAATTCAGCTTCAACCTCGAACGGCAATGCATGCAAAACAGCTTTGAAAACATCTATTGAAAATCCAGTCACATTATATGTATTCTTGGTGCGGTTATCTTCTTGTGCTTTCACAAATTCAGTAAAACTTGATTTTTTCGGAACCAATACTCTTAGCTTTACCACATTTCCTGGTACGTCCCATGCCTTGGGCTTCTCCGTCGAGTC
Coding sequences:
- the LOC108220893 gene encoding uncharacterized protein LOC108220893 codes for the protein MYVCNSNLSMAASSETLALSKWGVISITLTLATLSVSTAIYVYSWTKKSRQVNLKLQQLEVSLKACSDKCAAERQGRIRAQQDLRKALLQSKSEKSEWTSYPMSPIATIQSCFSTRNGAPRQPLLVPLARATLVFDSAQAPPASLEGLEEYSHCWILYVFHLNTDLEKLWKHPSRSKFKAKVRVPRLKGEKKGVFATRSPHRPCPIGLTVAKVEEVKGNMVQLSGIDLVDGTPVLDIKPYLPYCDNIEGAKVPKWVEVDDLISVASVNFADGFFTSLTDCWTNLERKSLYGSPNEFKNLIRQVLSWDIRSVSQRNAPHDSQLIQQNGSTINNSDVSNHPEDESNESSMDLSSNGDKIYHLILEGLNVAYKIDCESNVYVHTVTSSNAVRRYPTDPQLNVV
- the LOC108221556 gene encoding glutamate receptor 2.7-like; protein product: MGFSKAYLYLLLINTIFLLFVSANKETGTTSESKNQIVFNVGVILDFNSSVGVVANSCITMAISDFYSQSLHYTRRLALHHKNSNDVLTAASAALELVNEDQVDAIIGPQSSEEAKFVAEIGNKSQVPIISFSVTSSSLWPTRTPYFIQTTLPYFSQLKAITSLVKQLGWQAIVVLYQDDTDEVSGNGFISTLTDILQKAGIQLSYAIAISSSANTSHITKELNHLKTIQTRVYLVHVTSPDLASRLFPLANEVGMMSNETAWIITDALSNSLSSLDASTVESMLGVLGVKPYVPESEIMNNFKLRWNKYMLMQLQPNYDKTIRSCFNRFCLRAYDTIWALATAVEKIQFPEVKRSYEKSNASCAAITNLRISEAGPRLVKEILETTFLGLSGKFKLKHRQLETTAFEIINIVGNGDRTVGYWTPGRGFSRKIASAAEDDHGVVYSGRVDSVLKPIIWPGESTKKPKGWDVPGMGQKLRVGVPKKTDFTEFVDVEEIDHTKKLYNVRGFSIDVFQAALLLLPFKLEPEFIPFVNDSGGSNGTITDLVNKLHGTETPDYEAVVGDITIRADREANVDFSLPYTESGVVMVVKAEADKLKDMWIFLKPLSWDLWLTIVLAAIFTGLVLRVLERRLNLQRPFGMLVLFPIAALAFPERNMVGNKWARFVLVVWLFMAYILLQSYTANLSSILTVSQLRPSADKPACAGYQEDSFVKEMLKKMNIKCIGYTSMEKYDEALSLGCKNGGVDAIFDEIPYIKLFLRKYGSKYKMAGATYSTGGFGFAFRTGSPLLKPISEAILEVMERGKIQEIEKRYFGKGYVTQYQDEDKDDSKLTSYSFAGLFAITAVLSLLALVCSECSFAISRYRNRSVDSISRVHSIEVTGDLFRESHQQESKEEVEILGQEADSNRQQVLQESKNMNIHHGEGDKVPEYTGKY